TTCATTAATGAATCAAATATTTTTTCATTGCCTGCAAAAGAACTTTTAAGTTCCACAATAACTTGATGATCTATAGACTTTAAATCTACACCTTGAAGAAATGAATTTAATATAGCATTTATTGAATTTACTGCGTTAATATCCACCTCTTCATCAACTCTAATCATTGCATTTTTTACGATTCCAGAGTCGCTGACCATAACTAAAAGTAACTTAAGCTTATCTACATATACTATTTGTAATGATTTAAGATAGCTTTTATTTAATGATGGTGTTTTAACTACACAAGTAAGTTTTGTCATATGAGATAATAACTCTGTTGATGACTTAATTATCTTACTTAAATCATAGATACTTTGATTCAAAACACTATGAATTAAATTTTCTTCTTGAGGTGTGATTATTGATGGCATCATAAGTCTGTCAACATATAATCTATATCCTTTATCGGAAGGAATTCTTCCTGAAGATGTATGAAGCTGTACTAAATACCCCATTTCTTCTAAGTCTGACATCTCATTTCTTATTGTAGCAGGACTAACACCTAAATTATACTTTTTTGCAATTGTTCTAGAACCCACTGGCTCCCCAGTACTTATATAGTCATCAACAATAGCTTGAAGTATCCTAATTTTCCTTTCATCCATTTCCATCATTATCACCTCTTATTAGCACTCATTATAATTGAGTGCTAACATCTTGTCTATAAAATACCACTTTGGAATATTATTGTCAATATTGATTTTTACCTCATAATTTACCCTCTATACTTAAAAAAATCATTTAGATTAAATTAGATACTATATTCTCCATTTTTCATATGCAAGTAATTTATAATATAAAATCACTCATTATATAGTTTGATACTTCTATTCCCCTTTTAGTCAAGAACATATTACCACAAGCAATTTTAAGCAGATCCATATTAGTATATTTATTAATGACATCACCATATATATCTTCTATTCTCTTATTATATCTTTTATAAAATTCCTCTATTGATATCCCTTTTATCATCCTTAATCCCATAAATACGAACTCTTCCATATCATCTTTTATAGAATTTTCTATTACTTCTTCTATTGCATTGCCTTTTTTATTTATCCTATCTATATATTCACCTATATTATTAACATTTTTTAATCTTTTATGAGAACAATATGATGCTGCAGAAGATCCTATCCCAATATAATTATTTAATGTCCAATAAACGATATTATGTTTACATTCCTTTTTTTCTTTTGAAAAATTCGAAATTTCATATTGATGATATCCTCCTTTCTCTAATTCCTCTAATGTAATACGATACATATCTCTTTCTACCTCTTCATCAGGTAACTTTAACTTATCATTATTATATAATTCATAAAATTTTGTTCCTTCTTCTATTATTAAAGAATATGCTGATATATGGTCTAATCCTAAATCAATTAAAGACTTTATAGACTTTTTATATTCCTGTAATGATTGTCCTGGTAGACCAAACATTAAATCTGCATTTATATTTTCAAACCCTACTTCTCTAGCATCATTATAATTTTTTAAAAAATCCTCATACTTATGTATTCTTCCTATAAATTTTAACAAGTCATTATTTGTACTTTGTAATCCCATAGAAAGCCTATTTACCCCAATATCCTTCATCATACATAACTTTTCTTTTGTAAGTGTTCCTGGATTTCCTTCCATAGTAAATTCGCAATTATTTGACATCTTAATATTACTTATAATATCACCTAATTTTTCTATTTGCCTTTCACTTAAATGGGTTGGTGTGCCTCCACCTATAAATATAGTGTCATAAGTATCTTTTGCCCTCGATTTAGCTTCTTTTTCTAATGCATTTAAATATTCTTCTATACTGTTTTCCATACAAGAATACGATGGAAAATCACAATAAAAACATTTATTTTTACAAAATGGTATATGTATATATAAACTGCTCATAATTCCTCCTATATATAAATCATAATTCACAATTCACAAAGCGCAATTCACAATTCATGTAAATACAACTTTCATTAGCTACCTATAAGACATAATTATAATATCAATTATAATTATAAAATAAGTCTCAATAACAAATTAACGACAATGCACTTATAATTCAAGAAATTCCGCAGGAATTTTCACCTTAATTGTGAATCGTAAATTGTGAATTTTAAAAAAAGAGGCTCGCAAACAAATTTTCATTTATCGTTGCGACACCTCTCTTATTTTTAATCTACTTTTAAAATAGACATAAATGCTTCTTGTGGTACTTCTACAGAACCTACTTGACGCATTCTCTTCTTCCCTTCTTTTTGTTTTTCAAGAAGTTTCTTCTTTCTTGAAATATCTCCACCATAACATTTAGCTAATACATCTTTTCTCATAGCTTTTATGGTTTCTCTTGCTATAATTTTTGCTCCTACTGCTGCTTGAATTGGAATTTCAAACATTTGTCTTGGAATAACTTCTTTTAATTTTTCCGCTATTCCTCTTCCTCTAGTATATGCTCTTTCTTCTGGGACTATCATAGATAATGCATCTACAACTTCAGAATTTAATAATATATCAAGTTTAACTAGTTTAGTTCTTGAATATCCTATAAGTTCATAATCAAATGAAGCATATCCTTTTGTTCTTGATTTTAATGCATCAAAGAAATCATAGATTATCTCATTTAAAGGAATATCATAAGTAAGCATAACTCTAGTTTCCTCTAAATATTGCATATCTTTAAATGTACCTCTTTTATCTTGACAAAGTTCCATTATGGCCCCAACAAAGTCTGCTGGTGTAATAACTGTTGCTTTTACCATAGGCTCTTCCATGTAATCAATTTCTGTAACTGGTGGAAGATTAGTTGGATTTGTTAATTCTATAATTTCTCCATCTGTTTTTATTACTTTATATATAACTGACGGTGCAGTTGTTATGATATCTAGATTAAATTCTCTTTCTATACGTTCTTGTATTATTTCCATATGTAGTAATCCAAGAAAACCACATCTAAATCCAAATCCAAGTGCTACAGATGTCTCAGGCTCAAAAGATAGCGCCGCATCATTAACTTGTAATTTTTCTAAAGCTTCTTTAAGTTCAACATATTTCGCTCCATCAACTGGATAAATTCCTGAATACACCATAGGAATTGCTGGTTTATATCCTGGTAATGGTTCCTCTGTGCCACCTTCAGCATAAGTTACAGTGTCTCCAACTCTTGCATCTCTAACATTTTTAATTGATGCAGTAAAATATCCAACACATCCTGGACCTAGTTCATCTACAGGCATGTAATTTGGTGCAAAAACACCTACTTCAGTAACTTCGTATTCTTTCTTCGTTACCATAAGTTTTATTTTTGTTCCTTTTTTGATCTTTCCATCTTTTATTCTTATATAAGATACTACACCCTTATACGAATCGTAAAATGAATCGAAGATTAATGCCTTAAGTGGTGCATTTTCATCCCCTGATGGAGCTGGTATTTTTTCAACAACAGCTTCTAAAACATCTTCAATATTTAATCCAGTTTTAGCTGAAATAAGTGGACACTCTGATGCTTCTATTCCTATAACATCCTCTATTTCTTCTCTTACTTCATCAGCCCTAGCAGATGGTAAATCAATTTTGTTAATTACTGGTACTAATTCCAAATCATGATCTAACGCTAAATATGTGTTTGCTAAAGTTTGTGCTTGTATACCTTGTGTGGCATCTACTACTAATATAGCTCCTTCACAAGCAGCAAGAGATCTTGATACTTCATAATTAAAGTCTACATGACCAGGAGTATCTATAAGATTCAATATATATTCTTCTCCATCACTTCTTTTATATACTAATCTCGCAGCTTGGGATTTTATTGTTATTCCTCTTTCTTTTTCAAGCTCCATATTATCTAAAACCTGAGCTTCCATTTCTCTTTGAGTTAAGGTTCCTGTCTTTTCTAAGAGTCTATCAGCTAGTGTAGACTTACCATGGTCAATATGGGCTACAATACAAAAGTTTCTTATGTTTTTTTGATTTATGCTCATTTTTCTTCCCCCACTCTATTTTTGTTTGGGTATTTATTCTATTCCGATTTATGCGGAATGATTATCTATTTATCAATGTTAAATTATATCATAGATTCCCCGATAGTTGTCAATATTATAGAATTATTTATAATTATATATTAATTTATATTTCAATTGTATATGCTAAAAACGTTATTTTTTTAAATATTCACCTATTGCACGAGCTATTATTCTTGCAGTATTTTTAGCTTCTCCTAAATTACTTGCTTCAGATCCCATCTCTATCAATATTGAATTTGTACTTAAATCTGCATTAAACTTACTTGACGTGCTTGTATAAACAAAATCATCTCTTCTTAAATTTGGAAAATCTCTGTCAATTATATTTTTTAGGCCTTCAACTATTCGTAAATTTTCATTTATATTTGGTACAGATGTATCATAAACAAACATCGGTCTTGCTAACGTAACTCCGTTAATATTTCCTGTTACTGCTGCCTTATTGGAAACAGCATCTCTATGTAAATCTATAATAATATCAAAACTATTATATGTAGTTAGATTCCTTTTAACGGTCTCTCTCGATGCGGCATAGGCAGCTATATAATTTCCATCATTTATAGTTTTATCATGAACAACATCAATATTATATCTGTTTAATTCTTTTGTTAATTCTTCTCCTACTGAAATTATATTTTCATTTTCATTTCTACTAGATGCTTGATATGGTACAAATGCTTCACCTGTATGAGTATGATAAATTAATACCCTAGGCTTTATACTACTATTATTTACAAATCTTTCATCAAAAACATTTAATGTAGCTTCTAATAATGGATTTCCTTCTTCTGATACTGGCTCCACTTGACCATTCTCTTTAGTTTTAATAACTATACTATCTGAAGCAAAGCCTTTTATCCCACCACTATTTGATATATTATCCTTATTAACCATACTTATTCCTATAAATTCTTTTCCTATAATACTTTTAGGATTATCTATAGAAAAATCAAACAAGAAATTTATTATATTTTTTAAAGTAAATTGATTTTCCACCATAGCTGTATTATCAAAATGAACAGTTTCTATAATTGGTACCGTTTTATTAACCATAGTTACATAAAATAAATTTCTATTTCCTTTCGAAATTCTATAATTAAACTCCATAAATTTCACAAAGCAAAACGCTATTAACAATAGCATCATAATGAAAAACAATATTATCTCAAAAATTGATTTTTTCTTCTTTAAGTTATCCAATCTATATCCCATAGTTATCCCTCCTCTTTTAAATCTATGAGGAGGGATTTCTTTTTATTACTAATTCAAATACCTATTTATATCACTTAATTCTAGTGCTGGTTGTAATGCTATATTTATTCCATTTGCTATTATTTTTGATATTGACTCGATCACATCATCTACTTCTTTTGGAGTTACAATTAAATCCCCTACCTCTGGTGTTAGAAGAGCAGTTATAAGCTTATGCTTATCTTCTCTATCTATACCTTTTAAAATTTTATAAAAATCTCCACCTTTAGTTGATTCTCTTATAAGATCATCTATAACTAAGTCAATAGTATCAGATGCCATTGTTGCTGCATCAACTACCGTTGGCACACCTATAGCTATAACTGGTATGCCTAAGGTCTTTTCTGATAATTCTTTTCTTTTATTACCTACTCCTGCACCTGGTGCTATTCCTGATGTTCCAATCTGAATAGTAGTATTCACTCTATTTAGTCTTCTAGATGCAAGAGCATCTATACAGATTAATACATCAGGTTTTACTCTCTCCACAATTCCTTTAACTATTTCACTTGTCTCCATGCCAGTAATCCCAAGAACTCCTGGAGATATTGCACAAACAGGTCTTATTCCTTCATCAATCTCATCTGGAACTAATTCCTTTAAATGTCTTGTTACCATTATTTTTGACACAACTTTAGGTCCCAATGAATCTGGAGTAACATTCCAATTTCCCAGACCCACAACAAGTACTACTTTATCTTCATCAATTTTTAACACACTTGTAAGCTCTTTCGCCAGTGACCTAGCTACTGATTCCTTAGTATCTTCATCATAGTGAACATGATCTGGTATTTCAATTGTTATGTAAGTACCTTCAGCTCTTCCCATTTTTTTTGCGCCTTCAGCATTTTTAATTATTACTGTAGTAGTTTTTACATTATCCTCCTCTTTCTCAGTTGCTTCTACACCTTCTATAGATTTTGGTCTAGATGTTTCTTCTATCATTTCCTTTGCTTCTACAGCTAAATCTGTTCTTATACTATAATTATACATATATATACCTCCTTCATATATGTATATTGTTTTATTTTCATATTTTTAATATTCATTATAAATATCTATTGAAAGTGTTGTTCTCAGATGTTATAATAGTATTCGTTGTTAAACGTATGTAAAGTGGCGCTATTCCCCAGCTGTTACTTTATTTTTACAAGGTGGTGAAAAACATGGCAAACATAAAATCAGCTAAAAAGAGAATTAAAGTGACTGAAAAGAAGACTTTAAGAAACAAGATGATTAAGTCTGCATTAAAGACTACTATAAAGAAGTTCGAAGTTGCTGTTGCAGCTGGAAACACTGAAGAAGCAACTGTTGCTTTCGGAGCTGCAGTTAAAGCTTTAGACATGGCTGCTTCTAAGGGCATTATTCATAAGAATAAAGCTGCTAGAGGTAAGTCTAGATTAAATGCTAAATTAGTAGCAATGTAATAAAAGACCGGTTTATTCCGGTCTTTTATTTTTTATAATGCTCCAAGAGAAATTAGTAATAATTCTAAATTATCTTCTGATGAAGTACTTTTTATAGCCTTTTCTGTCTCTAAAATCTTTTCTATACTCTTTTCTAATGTAATAAAACTATATTTTTTACTTAAAATATATAAATTATTACATACAAACTCATTAATTTTTAACTCTTTACTTATTGATTTGCTATCATATCCCTGTTCACTAAATGACTTTATTTTATATAATAATCTATATTGCCTAAGAATCATAAATAATATCATAGGTTCTTTCTCACCACGATTTATAAGTTCACTTAATATATCCAAAGCATCTTTTATTTTACGCTTACTTATAGAATCTACTAAATTAAAAATATCATTTTCATTTAAAGGTGGCATAAGCTTAATTATATCTTCTTTTGTAATAGGTCTATCTTTACAATAATTTATAAGTTTTTCTATTTCATTATTTATTACATCTATATTACCATCTAAAATTGATGATAGATAACTAAGTTCAGCTCTTCCTATCTCTTTTTCTTTTTCTTTAAAAAGACTTCTTAAAACTTTATTTAACGCTTCACCTTTTAATTGTTTAAATTCTACTAACTCTGAGTTCTTGCTCAAAGGCTTTACCTCTGACGGTATTTTTTCTCGTTTATTATCAAAAACGCAGTAGGTTATAAGTATTGTTGTACTTGGTATGTTTTTTATATATTCCTTATATTCTTTGAAATTCTTTTTATGCTCTTTATCTTTAGAATTTCTTAAAAAGTCTCCTCTATATATTACAACTACCTTCTTCTCATCAAAAAAAGGTAATGTTTCACAAGCATTAATCACTTCTTGAAAATCTAATTTAAATCCATCAAATTTAATATAATTTAGATCTAAGAACTCTTCTTTTACATTCTTTTTCACTATGTCTTCCACACATTCTTTAATAAGATGCTCATTAACTCCCATAAGAATATAATTATTCTTAAATTTATTATTTTTTATATCATCTTTAAGTTTGAAATAATCAATCACATTTACTCTCCTTCTAAAATATATGTATCAATAACAACTGGTGAAGATTGATAATAATAATTCTCTCTGCAATTAATTATATCAAATTTTTTATTTGCATTTGAATAAATTTCATTAACTAAAAGATATTTTTTTAAAAACTCTTCCTCTTTCATAGACTTAATTTTCCCATAATAATAAAAGGTACTATTCTTAGCTTCCCTCTCCACTATTCCATAACTATCCTTATACTTTATAAGTTCTACTCTATGTATTGGATTTAATATAAAAATATAAAATAATATTGTTGTCCCTAATATAATTCTCTTTACCTCGATATTTGATTTGTATAAAAAAGCTATAAAAATATATGCTATTAATAATATAGCTACTTCACTGCTGAAAAATATTTCATCTAAAGTGTTATAATATAGCTTATCTATCATATAATCAATAATTCTGGACACTATATTTATGACATAACATAGAAAATCTAATACGGGATTAAAGAAAATAGAAAATAACGATATAAAAATCAAAGCTATTATTAAAGAAAATATCGGCGCTAAAAATAAGTTGGCAATGATACAATTAACTGATATTCCTTTTATAGTTGCAAAAATAAATGGAGCTGTAGCAACTGTAGCACTTATAGATACTGCTATCGATTCTCCTATTGTTTCTGGTAAAAAAATTAATTTCTTCTTGAAAAAATCATTAAAAAAATAGATTCCAAAGACCCCAGCATAACTTAAAAGAAAGCCTAAAGAGTACAGCTTTATAGGATTTAATATCAATATTATAATAGCACTTATTATTAAAGCATTAACTCCATCATAATTTCTGTATAACTTATAGCTAAATATATTAATTAAAATCATAATAAAAGCTCTCAATACTGGTACTGGTGCCCCTAAAAATATTATGTATGATAAAATAAAGACTATAGATAAAGTTTTACTTGTAAATTTATCTAACAACTTAAATAATAACGATAAATGAAATCCCGATATAGATATTATGTGATATATTCCTAATGATTTCATTTTTTCTTTCTCAATACTAGGTAATGTACTTGTATCACCTAATAGTAAACTATCTATTTTCATAGCTGCTTTTTTATCTAACTTTTCACTATACTTATCTTTAATTATTCCTCTTAACCTTATTATGAAATATCTATATGTTTTTTTACATTCTTTTATATTTTCAACATCATATATTCCATAGTATCCTTTATTTAAATCTAAAGCCTTTGTAAATTTTCCTTCTAGTAAATACTCATAGCCAACTTTCAAGTCACTATTATTTACTAAAATAAGATGATTACCACTTTCTCCTATACTATTTATACCATTATTTTCAACAATACATAACTTATTCACATCACTATATGACAAGTAATTAATACATAGGAAAGAAGTAGAAAAAAATGCTACGATAAAAATAATAGTATATCTTACCTTATAATAACTAAATATAAATATAGTTACGATAAATAACATAATAGTTGTTATTATTTTGCAATCATTAAACCAATAATTTATAGATAATATTATAGCTAATAACGGAAATCCTCCTATATATTTTCCTTGTAATTTTTCTTCACAAAATATCTTTATAAAAGAAAGTATATTTTTCAAATAAAACACCTCTATTTAAGAATTCTTAACTCTTAAATAGAGGTTTAAACATCACATTAAAAAAATATATAATAAAATTATTATACTTGGCAATATTAATATTATATCTTGAACTTTACTCTCTCTATATCCATTTAATAAAGCCTTTATTGTATAAATTAATATAAATATTATCAATGACAAATATTTTTTTACACTAAACTGTAAAAAAGGAATTATAAAAGGAATTAATATAATTAATGTACTGATTACAATATCTTTTATATTTAATTTTATACAAGCTAAAGAATTATTAAATTTATATTTTTTATAATAAGTTACTTTTTCCGATTCCAAATTTAACATTAGATACCCAATATATATGGAAATACAAACTACATTCAAAATAAATAGCTCTATATAATTATATAAACTTCTTTCACACAATTTCATAATTATAATATTTGATAATAATACAGTTCCAAAAAATGATATAAAAAATCCTTGAATATAATTAAATCTCTTTATAATTTGTTTTGATAACTCCATTCCCTTTAGAATTTTAGTTAAATGATTATTTTTTATAGTAAAATCGCATACTTCTTTACATAGACTATTATTGTTATTTCCTTTATATATTGAAACAGATGATTCTTTTAGTATTCCTAAATCTCCGATACTATCTCCAGAATATAGTATGTTATACTTTTTTATTCTTAACTCCTTAACTATATCTTCAATTTGATCTTTAGTTACTTTTGATAATACCTTATATCCTTCTATATTTCTATTCATTTCATCTTTATCTATATTTTTTAGTTCTACTCCAGAAATTATATCACTTTCCTTATATATATTTCCAAGCAACTTACCTTTATTAAAAGCAACTAGCTTATTATCATTAGTATATGTTAATACCTTTATATTCATATCTCTTATTAATTGAATATTAGTTTCATAGTTACAATTTACTCTTGATTTATATACTAATACACCTACAAAAACCATGTTGCTTTCTATATTCTCATATTCTGATGGCTTATAATTAAATGCTCTATAAGAAAAAGCTACCGTTTTAAATCCTTTTTTGCTCATCTCTATATCTAGTTCTTTTATTTTTTCTATATAATCTTCTTCTAGTTTTACTTCTAATTCATTAGATATTCTAAAAGTCGAACTGTTAATTATAGTATTTATATTTCCTAAAGAATATGCTCTATACCCATTCTCTACCGCTATAACTTTTGTAACTACATCATTTTCTATATTATATGGTAATGTAAAAATAGACTTTATTTTAGATTTTGATTCATTATAGTTAAATTTCATATCGTCTAAAAAATCTATAATTTTTTTAGATATTTTATTATCAAATCCTTCTGGTACATCTAAAGAACAAATATGTAATATTTCAAAAGCTCTAGTAATCATATACTCATCTGGTGCTAATGATAATGTAGAATATCTTTTTTCATCAATAATTATCTCTATTATATCTATATCATCATCATAAAAACTATCTTTATCTTCTATAACAATATAATCTGTATTATTAAGCTTTTCTAAATCTAAGATACCACTTACTTCTATCTCATCTTTTCTAAACTCATTCTTTATGCATTTTATAAATAAAAGAATATATACTGGTATAAGTGGTAAAGTTATAGCTAATGATTTACTATAACTGTTTTTCATAAGTATTAACTCAAATATAGATATTATCATTGATAACACATATATTGGTGAAATCATATTATCAATATATTTTAATAACTTTAATCTATTATTTTCTATGACATGATCTAAGAGCTTTTCTCCCAGCTTCGTATTATAACCAACGGCAATAACTACACCAATTCCATGCCCAGAAACAATTTTTGACCCCTTATAAAGAATATTACTTCTTTCTTTAAAATCACTACTTTCATCTATTTCTAAAGAAAACTTATTTACAGGTACATCTTCACCATTTATAAAAATTTCTTTTACAGTTATGTTATTTCCCTGTATTATTCTTATGTCTGCAGGAGAAATGTCATCTTCTTCAATAAACACTATATCTCCTACTACCAATTCTGCTGATTTTA
Above is a genomic segment from Clostridium bornimense containing:
- the hrcA gene encoding heat-inducible transcriptional repressor HrcA, with product MMEMDERKIRILQAIVDDYISTGEPVGSRTIAKKYNLGVSPATIRNEMSDLEEMGYLVQLHTSSGRIPSDKGYRLYVDRLMMPSIITPQEENLIHSVLNQSIYDLSKIIKSSTELLSHMTKLTCVVKTPSLNKSYLKSLQIVYVDKLKLLLVMVSDSGIVKNAMIRVDEEVDINAVNSINAILNSFLQGVDLKSIDHQVIVELKSSFAGNEKIFDSLMNQIINEMKDDYDSEIYVEGIQNLFSMPEYKDIDKVKNMFNLLEDTKNVNSLLKAESDFNIVIGEENKIIGAKECSVIKATYKLGDRPLGTIGLIGPTRIPYARIVSILTSFVNELNRTITKRLGEE
- a CDS encoding cation-transporting P-type ATPase; the protein is MHSLRWDEVLRNLDTTISTGLSSDEIDARRSKYGDNVIKEYRNKIFNNLKNFIMSKFFLIATVYSVFTWFYSQYKIVCYISLLFVLLIAFIIIRKVNNPISFDRVNNKEVRVKRDGLIKYIKSAELVVGDIVFIEEDDISPADIRIIQGNNITVKEIFINGEDVPVNKFSLEIDESSDFKERSNILYKGSKIVSGHGIGVVIAVGYNTKLGEKLLDHVIENNRLKLLKYIDNMISPIYVLSMIISIFELILMKNSYSKSLAITLPLIPVYILLFIKCIKNEFRKDEIEVSGILDLEKLNNTDYIVIEDKDSFYDDDIDIIEIIIDEKRYSTLSLAPDEYMITRAFEILHICSLDVPEGFDNKISKKIIDFLDDMKFNYNESKSKIKSIFTLPYNIENDVVTKVIAVENGYRAYSLGNINTIINSSTFRISNELEVKLEEDYIEKIKELDIEMSKKGFKTVAFSYRAFNYKPSEYENIESNMVFVGVLVYKSRVNCNYETNIQLIRDMNIKVLTYTNDNKLVAFNKGKLLGNIYKESDIISGVELKNIDKDEMNRNIEGYKVLSKVTKDQIEDIVKELRIKKYNILYSGDSIGDLGILKESSVSIYKGNNNNSLCKEVCDFTIKNNHLTKILKGMELSKQIIKRFNYIQGFFISFFGTVLLSNIIIMKLCERSLYNYIELFILNVVCISIYIGYLMLNLESEKVTYYKKYKFNNSLACIKLNIKDIVISTLIILIPFIIPFLQFSVKKYLSLIIFILIYTIKALLNGYRESKVQDIILILPSIIILLYIFLM
- a CDS encoding stage II sporulation protein P, with protein sequence MGYRLDNLKKKKSIFEIILFFIMMLLLIAFCFVKFMEFNYRISKGNRNLFYVTMVNKTVPIIETVHFDNTAMVENQFTLKNIINFLFDFSIDNPKSIIGKEFIGISMVNKDNISNSGGIKGFASDSIVIKTKENGQVEPVSEEGNPLLEATLNVFDERFVNNSSIKPRVLIYHTHTGEAFVPYQASSRNENENIISVGEELTKELNRYNIDVVHDKTINDGNYIAAYAASRETVKRNLTTYNSFDIIIDLHRDAVSNKAAVTGNINGVTLARPMFVYDTSVPNINENLRIVEGLKNIIDRDFPNLRRDDFVYTSTSSKFNADLSTNSILIEMGSEASNLGEAKNTARIIARAIGEYLKK
- the gpr gene encoding GPR endopeptidase, which encodes MYNYSIRTDLAVEAKEMIEETSRPKSIEGVEATEKEEDNVKTTTVIIKNAEGAKKMGRAEGTYITIEIPDHVHYDEDTKESVARSLAKELTSVLKIDEDKVVLVVGLGNWNVTPDSLGPKVVSKIMVTRHLKELVPDEIDEGIRPVCAISPGVLGITGMETSEIVKGIVERVKPDVLICIDALASRRLNRVNTTIQIGTSGIAPGAGVGNKRKELSEKTLGIPVIAIGVPTVVDAATMASDTIDLVIDDLIRESTKGGDFYKILKGIDREDKHKLITALLTPEVGDLIVTPKEVDDVIESISKIIANGINIALQPALELSDINRYLN
- the rpsT gene encoding 30S ribosomal protein S20, whose amino-acid sequence is MANIKSAKKRIKVTEKKTLRNKMIKSALKTTIKKFEVAVAAGNTEEATVAFGAAVKALDMAASKGIIHKNKAARGKSRLNAKLVAM
- the lepA gene encoding translation elongation factor 4: MSINQKNIRNFCIVAHIDHGKSTLADRLLEKTGTLTQREMEAQVLDNMELEKERGITIKSQAARLVYKRSDGEEYILNLIDTPGHVDFNYEVSRSLAACEGAILVVDATQGIQAQTLANTYLALDHDLELVPVINKIDLPSARADEVREEIEDVIGIEASECPLISAKTGLNIEDVLEAVVEKIPAPSGDENAPLKALIFDSFYDSYKGVVSYIRIKDGKIKKGTKIKLMVTKKEYEVTEVGVFAPNYMPVDELGPGCVGYFTASIKNVRDARVGDTVTYAEGGTEEPLPGYKPAIPMVYSGIYPVDGAKYVELKEALEKLQVNDAALSFEPETSVALGFGFRCGFLGLLHMEIIQERIEREFNLDIITTAPSVIYKVIKTDGEIIELTNPTNLPPVTEIDYMEEPMVKATVITPADFVGAIMELCQDKRGTFKDMQYLEETRVMLTYDIPLNEIIYDFFDALKSRTKGYASFDYELIGYSRTKLVKLDILLNSEVVDALSMIVPEERAYTRGRGIAEKLKEVIPRQMFEIPIQAAVGAKIIARETIKAMRKDVLAKCYGGDISRKKKLLEKQKEGKKRMRQVGSVEVPQEAFMSILKVD
- a CDS encoding ComEC/Rec2 family competence protein, translating into MKNILSFIKIFCEEKLQGKYIGGFPLLAIILSINYWFNDCKIITTIMLFIVTIFIFSYYKVRYTIIFIVAFFSTSFLCINYLSYSDVNKLCIVENNGINSIGESGNHLILVNNSDLKVGYEYLLEGKFTKALDLNKGYYGIYDVENIKECKKTYRYFIIRLRGIIKDKYSEKLDKKAAMKIDSLLLGDTSTLPSIEKEKMKSLGIYHIISISGFHLSLLFKLLDKFTSKTLSIVFILSYIIFLGAPVPVLRAFIMILINIFSYKLYRNYDGVNALIISAIIILILNPIKLYSLGFLLSYAGVFGIYFFNDFFKKKLIFLPETIGESIAVSISATVATAPFIFATIKGISVNCIIANLFLAPIFSLIIALIFISLFSIFFNPVLDFLCYVINIVSRIIDYMIDKLYYNTLDEIFFSSEVAILLIAYIFIAFLYKSNIEVKRIILGTTILFYIFILNPIHRVELIKYKDSYGIVEREAKNSTFYYYGKIKSMKEEEFLKKYLLVNEIYSNANKKFDIINCRENYYYQSSPVVIDTYILEGE
- the holA gene encoding DNA polymerase III subunit delta: MIDYFKLKDDIKNNKFKNNYILMGVNEHLIKECVEDIVKKNVKEEFLDLNYIKFDGFKLDFQEVINACETLPFFDEKKVVVIYRGDFLRNSKDKEHKKNFKEYKEYIKNIPSTTILITYCVFDNKREKIPSEVKPLSKNSELVEFKQLKGEALNKVLRSLFKEKEKEIGRAELSYLSSILDGNIDVINNEIEKLINYCKDRPITKEDIIKLMPPLNENDIFNLVDSISKRKIKDALDILSELINRGEKEPMILFMILRQYRLLYKIKSFSEQGYDSKSISKELKINEFVCNNLYILSKKYSFITLEKSIEKILETEKAIKSTSSEDNLELLLISLGAL
- the hemW gene encoding radical SAM family heme chaperone HemW translates to MSSLYIHIPFCKNKCFYCDFPSYSCMENSIEEYLNALEKEAKSRAKDTYDTIFIGGGTPTHLSERQIEKLGDIISNIKMSNNCEFTMEGNPGTLTKEKLCMMKDIGVNRLSMGLQSTNNDLLKFIGRIHKYEDFLKNYNDAREVGFENINADLMFGLPGQSLQEYKKSIKSLIDLGLDHISAYSLIIEEGTKFYELYNNDKLKLPDEEVERDMYRITLEELEKGGYHQYEISNFSKEKKECKHNIVYWTLNNYIGIGSSAASYCSHKRLKNVNNIGEYIDRINKKGNAIEEVIENSIKDDMEEFVFMGLRMIKGISIEEFYKRYNKRIEDIYGDVINKYTNMDLLKIACGNMFLTKRGIEVSNYIMSDFIL